Genomic window (Streptomyces yatensis):
CGGTGTCGATCATCAGCGACTCGACCAGCCGCGATCTGCAGAAGCTGGTCGGCCGCGATGGCGAGGTGCTGGAGGCCCTTCAGGAGCTGACCCGCCTCGCGGTGCACCGGGAGACCGGCGACCGCAGCCGGCTGATGCTCGACATCGCCGGATACCGGGCCCGTAAGCGTGCCGAGCTGACCGAGCTGGGCACCAAGGCCGCGGAGGAGGCGAAGGGCACCGCTCAGCCGGTGAAGCTCAAGGCGATGACGCCCTTCGAGCGGAAGGTGGTGCACGACGCTGTGGCCGCCGCCGGGCTGCGCAGCGAGTCCGAGGGCGAGGAGCCCCAGCGCTGCGTGGTCGTGCTTCCGGTCTGAAGCGGTTCCGCCTCGTGATCCACCCGGCCCCGTCTGCACGCAGACGGGGCCGAATCTTGTCAGCCTTACATCATCGTTCAGCACAGTGTTCGGTACGGAAGGACGGTCCCCGTGACGGAAGCAGCGGAGCTCCCCCCGGCGCCCCCCGAGGCAAGGGACGTATTCGGTGACCGCTTCCCGGAGGCCGTGCGCTACGGCGAGCTGCTGGCCGATGTGGGAGTGACGCGTGGGCTGATCGGTCCGCGTGAGGTGCCGCGGCTGTGGGAGCGGCATCTGCTGAACTGCGCGGTGCTCTCCGAAGTGGTGCCCGAGGAGGTCACCGTCTGCGATGTGGGGTCGGGGGCCGGGCTTCCCGGTATTCCGCTGGCCCTGACCCGGCCGGATCTCCAGATCACGCTTCTGGAGCCCTTGCTGCGGCGGACGAACTTTCTGCGGGAAGTGGTCGAGCTGCTGGGGCTGGAGCATGTGACGGTGGTGCGCGGCCGTGCCGAGGAGGTCCTCGGGAAGCTGACCCCGATGCATGTGGTGACGGCTCGAGCGGTGGCCCCGCTGGACCGGCTGGCCGGCTGGGGGGTTCCGCTGCTGCGCCCGTACGGCGAGATGCTGCTCCTGAAGGGCGACACCGCCGAGGAGGAGCTGAAGCAGGCCCGGGCCGCACTGGGCAAGCTGGGCGTGGTGGAGACCTCGGTGCTGCATGTCGGTGAGGGAGTGGTGGACCCGCCCTCGACGGTGGTGCGGGTCGAGGTCGGGGAGAGCCCCGGGGGTGTGCGTTTCGCCGCGAAGCGGGCCAAGGCCGCTCGCCGGACGCCGCGCCGTCGACCCTGAGCCGAGGGCATTGCTCCATACAAGCTGGCAAAACTACGCATACCGGAGTGTCGCGACCAATCCGCAGGGCCTCCCGTGCATCGTGTTTCACGTGAAACGTCGCTCCCTGCTGCATGGAATCATCAGTCGCGGTCGTGCGGCGGCCTCGCCCCGCGACCGCCGACCCCGTATGAACGTGGATTCATCCACAGGAGAACGGGCCTCGCTGGTTCACGACCCCAAAAGCATGGCAGGCTCTGCTTATTGCGAGCCTGATGTCGAGGAGAGTGAATCCTTGCGGTCCGACGCCAACATCGCGGGGCCGATGACCGATCCGGTCCCCGGCCCCCGTACCGAATCGCCGGGGGAGGATGTTTCACGTGAAACGCCACCCCCGATGGACGACACCCCTATTGGCCGTGCTGCTCAACTGGCGGTAGAAGCTCTGGGCCGTGCTGGTGAGGGGCTGCCCAGGCCGGAGCAGACCCGGGTGATGGTGGTCGCCAACCAGAAGGGCGGGGTCGGAAAGACCACGACCACGGTCAACCTGGCCGCCTCGCTCGCCCTGCACGGTGGTCGGGTGCTGGTGATCGACCTCGACCCACAGGGCAATGCTTCGACGGCGCTGGGGATCGACCACCACGCCGAGGTCCCATCGATCTATGACGTGCTGGTCGACAGCAAGCCGCTGTCCGATGTGGTGCAGCCGGTCCCGGATGTGGAGGGGCTCTTCTGTGCCCCGGCCACGATTGATCTTGCCGGTGCCGAGATCGAGTTGGTCTCTCTGGTGGCCAGGGAAAGCCGGCTGGAGCGGGCCATCCAGGCCTATGAGCAGCCGCTGGACTACATCCTGATCGACTGCCCGCCCTCGCTGGGGCTGCTGACGGTCAATGCGCTGGTGGCCGGCGCGGAAGTGCTGATCCCGATCCAGTGCGAGTACTACGCGCTGGAGGGATTGGGCCAGCTGCTGCGGAACGTGGATCTGGTGCGGGGTCATCTCAACCCCAAGCTCCATGTCTCGACGATCCTTCTCACCATGTACGACGGCCGCACCCGATTGGCCTCCCAGGTGGCCGACGAGGTGCGCAGCCACTTCGGCGGTGAGGTGCTTCGGACGAGCATTCCCCGATCGGTGCGCATCTCCGAGGCCCCCAGCTATGGGCAGACCGTCCTCACCTACGATCCGGGGTCGAGTGGGGCGCTCTCCTATCTCGAGGCGGCCCGTGAGATCGCCCTCAGAGGCGTCGGCGTGCACTACGAGGCCCAGCACGTCCATGCCTTGCCCGAGCTCAGCCAGCACGACCAGCACAGTATGCAGGAGGGGATTCAGTGAGTGAGCGACGCAGAGGACTGGGCCGTGGGCTCGGTGCCCTGATTCCTCCCGCGCCGAAGGGGGCGGACAACGCCGCACCCTCGGCGGGGGCGGGAACGGTCACGACGACCGGGGCCACCACCTCACCGACCGCGGTCCCGGTGCTCACCCAGGAGCGCGGAGTGCCGGCGGCCAAGGTGGCCGCATTGTCGACGCACACCGTTCCACAGGAGCCCGAGACCGTACCGCCGGAGGCGGAGCCCGAGGCCGCACCGGCGGTGATGCCGGAGGAGGTGGCCGGGGCACACTTCGCCGAGCTGCCGCTGGACTTCATCACCCCCAACCCGCGGCAGCCCCGTGAGGTCTTCGACGAGGACGCGCTCGCCGAACTGGTCACCTCGATCCAGGAGGTCGGTCTCCTCCAGCCCGTTGTCGTCCGGCAGTTGGCGCCGGAGCGCTATGAGCTCATCATGGGCGAGCGCCGCTGGCGGGCCTGTCGTGAGGCCGGGCTGGAGAAGATCCCCGCGATCGTCCGGGCCACCGACGACGAGAAGCTTCTGCTCGACGCGCTGCTGGAGAACCTGCACCGGGCCCAGCTGAACCCGCTGGAAGAGGCGGCGGCGTACGACCAGTTGCTGAAGGACTTCAACTGCACGCATGACGAACTGGCCGACCGCATCGGGCGCTCACGTCCGCAGGTCTCCAATACGCTGCGGCTGCTGAGGCTCTCCCCGTCCGTTCAGCGCAGGGTGGCGGCGGGGGTTCTCTCCGCGGGCCATGCGCGGGCGCTGCTCTCCGTGGACGACGCGGAGGAGCAGGACCGGCTGGCCCATCGCATCGTCGCCGAGGGGCTCTCGGTGCGTGCGGTGGAGGAGATCGTCACCCTGATGGGATCGCGATCGGGCGGTACGACGAAGACCAAGAGCCCGCGGGCGGGTGCGAGGGTGTCCCCCGCGCTCACGGATCTGGCGTCACGTCTCTCCGACCGGTTCGAGACGCGGGTGAAGGTCGACCTCGGTCAGAAGAAGGGAAAGATCGTCGTCGAGTTCGCCTCAATAGAGGATCTCGAGCGGATCCTCGGCTCGCTGGCTCCCGGTGAGGGGCCGGTGCTGGAGCAGCCGCTCTCCTCGGAGGGCGGAGCGGAGGACGAGGACGAGTGAGGCGCTGTCCGTGCGGCCGAGCCGCACGGAAGGGCAGTGCGGGGGCGGGTCGCGGTCCGACATGGTCGGAACGCGACCCGCTGTTTGCCCAAGGGCGGTATCGGTGCAATCTCGGCACGGATACGATGCGATCAGGCAGGGCGGATCCAGGTGGAGGCGCCGCATGTGGAGGGCAGGGCCATGCGATCGGTGAGCCGCACCGGGCTGGTGGCCACAGGATTGGGCCTGGGAGCTGTCGGCGGCTTCGTCGGCAGTCTGCTCAGGGAGCGTAGTGCGCTGTCAGCCGCCCGTGGCGCGGCTGGCCACGGAAGTGAAGGACTGGCTTCATGGGGCGTCGGCTCGTACCGCTCACGTTGGACAACCTCCCGGACATCCCCAAGCGCTGTCGCGCCTGTGTCTTCTGGGAGCTCGATCCGGTCAGCGGCGAGGCAGCCGTAAGGGCAGGCCGACCGGAGCTG
Coding sequences:
- a CDS encoding protein jag; its protein translation is MTEGTTPAAEGVDTLSRLEQEGEIAADYLEGLLDIADLDGDIDMDVEADRAAVSIISDSTSRDLQKLVGRDGEVLEALQELTRLAVHRETGDRSRLMLDIAGYRARKRAELTELGTKAAEEAKGTAQPVKLKAMTPFERKVVHDAVAAAGLRSESEGEEPQRCVVVLPV
- the rsmG gene encoding 16S rRNA (guanine(527)-N(7))-methyltransferase RsmG; translation: MTEAAELPPAPPEARDVFGDRFPEAVRYGELLADVGVTRGLIGPREVPRLWERHLLNCAVLSEVVPEEVTVCDVGSGAGLPGIPLALTRPDLQITLLEPLLRRTNFLREVVELLGLEHVTVVRGRAEEVLGKLTPMHVVTARAVAPLDRLAGWGVPLLRPYGEMLLLKGDTAEEELKQARAALGKLGVVETSVLHVGEGVVDPPSTVVRVEVGESPGGVRFAAKRAKAARRTPRRRP
- a CDS encoding ParA family protein, producing the protein MAGSAYCEPDVEESESLRSDANIAGPMTDPVPGPRTESPGEDVSRETPPPMDDTPIGRAAQLAVEALGRAGEGLPRPEQTRVMVVANQKGGVGKTTTTVNLAASLALHGGRVLVIDLDPQGNASTALGIDHHAEVPSIYDVLVDSKPLSDVVQPVPDVEGLFCAPATIDLAGAEIELVSLVARESRLERAIQAYEQPLDYILIDCPPSLGLLTVNALVAGAEVLIPIQCEYYALEGLGQLLRNVDLVRGHLNPKLHVSTILLTMYDGRTRLASQVADEVRSHFGGEVLRTSIPRSVRISEAPSYGQTVLTYDPGSSGALSYLEAAREIALRGVGVHYEAQHVHALPELSQHDQHSMQEGIQ
- a CDS encoding ParB/RepB/Spo0J family partition protein — protein: MSERRRGLGRGLGALIPPAPKGADNAAPSAGAGTVTTTGATTSPTAVPVLTQERGVPAAKVAALSTHTVPQEPETVPPEAEPEAAPAVMPEEVAGAHFAELPLDFITPNPRQPREVFDEDALAELVTSIQEVGLLQPVVVRQLAPERYELIMGERRWRACREAGLEKIPAIVRATDDEKLLLDALLENLHRAQLNPLEEAAAYDQLLKDFNCTHDELADRIGRSRPQVSNTLRLLRLSPSVQRRVAAGVLSAGHARALLSVDDAEEQDRLAHRIVAEGLSVRAVEEIVTLMGSRSGGTTKTKSPRAGARVSPALTDLASRLSDRFETRVKVDLGQKKGKIVVEFASIEDLERILGSLAPGEGPVLEQPLSSEGGAEDEDE